The Aspergillus luchuensis IFO 4308 DNA, chromosome 7, nearly complete sequence genome has a segment encoding these proteins:
- a CDS encoding Zn(II)2Cys6 transcription factor (COG:S;~EggNog:ENOG410PVHI;~InterPro:IPR001138,IPR036864;~go_function: GO:0000981 - DNA-binding transcription factor activity, RNA polymerase II-specific [Evidence IEA];~go_function: GO:0008270 - zinc ion binding [Evidence IEA];~go_process: GO:0006355 - regulation of transcription, DNA-templated [Evidence IEA]): MSASMPSSYRSLNLPNSLPPLNQSCENCRALKVRCLPDPNVPRQCQRCTRTRRTCVFARTLRRQPRKKTGSRVAQLERDVRDLRSLLHDQIRPDSDRGGKADDAAAAAAATDPPGASGRDVAPLPALSSSTRIEPPIVHNASAQSDSDQHAGNPPAGPAPANSSLTLMQSPAGSGDVVDRGIVSLDMAQTLVSFFINEQMQFYPMVVLPSNTTAESLRRTSPVLFLSILAASSMTLNPHLAETLNEEMLKVYAERFFLRQEKSVELIQSILLMLIFYFPPKSRLQGQYYQYTHIATTMTLELGIAAGPAGRKNYRCHGGYGDLPASIHSAQARAVLGCYHFASNIGIRTHRPNMLRFNDVIDGYIHHLRESTLGLDQQIATWFGLQRIVDDTLSSLGQDNTLVDISLRESQMLPILNWFDSRMLHWKRTTPKNMLTTWMNLEYHHMYLAIYELAAGESYRDPDAPTRKYYTLPPLEGDMERHKANTPITAARVQIITKWLLASHQMLDAFLECDTSTMRKLPNMTYTRMILGISSLLRIYHTAQFGPLGEVVSSQMMDVDGYLDRVGQALLRASGEQKYRVPSKWYHVVAIKNREWFEQIQKRIIARPSDTHTYLRGGVPPPASGVPMLDPHRGPGSAAILPSLGGGMAGPAYAEPWYVDDAAGRVDLSRSFPAVNAPVLYMGQVQPVEGDIGENAFPLPVGDEPWRLDESIQDSVSFPY, from the exons ATGTCGGCCTCTATGCCCTCTAGCTATCGCTCCCTCAACTTACCAAACTCCCTGCCCCCGCTAAATCAGTCGTGCGAGAATTGTAGGGCACTCAAAGTACGCTGTCTGCCGGATCCCAACGTCCCGCGCCAGTGTCAGCGCTGTACCCGCACGAGAAGAACCTGCGTGTTCGCCCGCACGCTCCGACGACAGCCACGGAAGAAGACTGGCTCACGAGTGGCCCAGCTGGAAAGGGACGTGCGAGATTTGCGCTCCCTGTTACATGACCAGATCCGACCGGATTCAGACCGCGGGGGAAAGGCAGATGATgccgcggccgcggccgcAGCTACTGACCCTCCGGGGGCGTCTGGCCGCGACGTAGCGCCCTTGCCCgccctctcatcatccacgcGCATAGAGCCCCCTATTGTCCACAACGCCTCTGCTCAGAGTGACTCAGATCAGCATGCTGGGAATCCTCCTGCCGGGCCTGCTCCCGCCAACAGTAGCCTGACCTTGATGCAGTCGCCAGCTGGCTCTGGGGATGTGGTTGATCGCGGCATCGTATCGCTTGACATGGCGCAAACGTTGGTCTCATTCTTTATCAACGAACAGATGCAATTCTACCCAATGGTTGTACTGCCATCAAACACAACTGCGGAATCATTACGCAGAACGAGCCCGGTGCTTTTCCTGTCTATTCTCGCTGCTTCATCAATGACCTTAAACCCTCACTTGGCGGAGACTCTGAATGAGGAGATGCTCAAGGTCTATGCAGAACGATTTTTCCTCAGGCAGGAAAAGTCAGTGGAGCTGATTCAATCAATCCTCTTGATGCTTATCTTCTATTTTCCCCCAAAGTCGCGTTTACAGGGTCAATATTACCAATACACACACATTGCGACCACCATGACTCTAGAGCTTGGTATAGCAGCAGGACCGGCGGGACGAAAAAATTACCGTTGTCATGGCGGATATGGTGATTTACCAGCTTCCATCCATAGTGCCCAGGCGCGCGCCGTACTGGGCTGCTATCACTTCGCGTCCAA CATAGGGATTCGAACGCATCGACCGAATATGCTCCGCTTCAACGATGTGATAGACGGGTACATACACCACCTGAGAGAATCTACACTCGGCCTAGATCAGCAAATAGCAACATGGTTTGGCCTTCAGCGGATCGTTGACGATACACTATCCTCACTGGGCCAGGACAATACCCTAGTGGATATCTCTCTTCGTGAGTCGCAGATGCTTCCAATCCTGAATTGGTTCGATTCTCGGATGCTTCATTGGAAGAGGACGACCCCGAAAAACATGCTCACAA CATGGATGAACCTGGAATATCACCACATGTACCTCGCTATTTACGAACTTGCCGCTGGTGAAAGCTACCGCGACCCCGACGCCCCAACCCGCAAATACTACACCCTCCCACCTTTAGAAGGCGACATGGAAAGACACAAAGCAAACACACCTATAACAGCTGCCCGGGTCCAGATAATAACGAAATGGCTACTGGCCTCCCACCAGATGCTAGACGCGTTCTTAGAATGCGACACCTCTACCATGCGCAAGCTACCTAACATGACCTACACCCGAATGATCCTGGGCATCTCATCCCTACTTCGGATATATCACACGGCCCAATTTGGCCCTCTCGGTGAGGTAGTCTCTTCCCAGATGATGGACGTTGACGGCTACCTGGACCGCGTCGGACAAGCTCTATTACGAGCGAGTGGAGAGCAGAAGTACCGCGTCCCGAGCAAATGGTATCACGTTGTTGCGATCAAGAATCGAGAGTGGTTTGAACAGATCCAGAAACGGATAATTGCTCGCCCGAGTGATACACATACCTATCTACGCGGCGGAGTTCCCCCACCAGCATCGGGTGTCCCCATGTTGGACCCTCACCGCGGCCCAGGCTCAGCTGCCATACTACCCTCGCTCGGGGGTGGCATGGCGGGTCCCGCATATGCTGAACCGTGGTATGTAGACGATGCCGCGGGAAGAGTTGATCTGTCACGGTCTTTCCCTGCTGTGAATGCACCAGTCTTGTATATGGGACAGGTGCAGCCAGTAGAAGGAGATATCGGTGAGAACGCGTTTCCATTACCAGTGGGTGACGAACCGTGGCGGCTGGATGAGTCGATTCAAGATAGCGTTTCATTCCCATATTGA
- a CDS encoding alpha/beta fold hydrolase (COG:S;~EggNog:ENOG410PVEY;~InterPro:IPR000073,IPR029058;~MEROPS:MER0031616;~PFAM:PF12697) has product MDHFNHTASIGTHTLSYALRGPPRQPKTPLVIILTGITSSALEWSAVCRHLSTDASILLYERSGYGRSEPSPNPLDSLTVINELCRLLDAAALAPPYLVIGHSWGGILAREFLAARPDDICGMVLVDPVQERMMMETWPDPSIAAVTNGLDYMDVVGLVRDRVLTDEEWDDLMAEENSEKHAKQAALEMPFLQVSRGVLAEKEQLVPGKDVMRGKPLSVLGGNSKRDHELLYEAGVAKGGGTDAQRKRFRECLARWERCEEEFHRELLSLSSVARYSVTKRSGHNIQLTEPELIADEVRWVLKMIRE; this is encoded by the coding sequence ATGGACCACTTCAACCACACAGCCAGCATCGGCACCCACACCCTCAGCTACGCCCTCCGCGGCCCACCCCGCCAACCCAAGACTCCGCTCGTAATAATCCTAACTGGAATTACCAGCAGCGCTTTAGAATGGAGCGCCGTATGCCGTCACCTCTCCACCGACGCATCCATCCTCCTCTACGAGCGATCCGGATACGGCCGCAGCGaaccatccccaaacccactcGACTCTCTTACCGTCATTAACGAACTCTGCCGTCTCCTTGATGCCGCAGCCCTAGCCCCGCCATACCTCGTCATCGGACACTCCTGGGGTGGCATCCTGGCGCGGGAATTCCTCGCCGCCCGACCAGACGATATCTGCGGCATGGTGCTCGTAGATCCAGTGCAGGAGCgtatgatgatggaaacGTGGCCGGATCCGAGTATTGCTGCTGTCACCAATGGGTTGGATTACATGGATGTTGTTGGGCTGGTGCGCGATCGTGTGTTGACTGATGAAGAATGGGACGATTTGATGGCTGAGGAAAATAGTGAAAAGCATGCGAAACAGGCGGCACTAGAGATGCCGTTTCTGCAGGTCAGTCGGGGTGTACTAGCAGAGAAGGAGCAACTTGTTCCTGGGAAGGATGTTATGAGGGGAAAGCCGTTGAGTGTGCTGGGAGGAAATTCAAAGAGGGATCATGAGCTGTTGTATGAGGCTGGTGTAGCCAAGGGGGGAGGTACGGATGCGCAGCGAAAGAGGTTCAGGGAGTGCCTGGCGAGGTGGGAGAGGTGTGAAGAGGAGTTTCATCGGGAGTTGTTGAGTTTGTCGAGCGTTGCGCGGTATTCGGTGACGAAGCGGAGTGGGCATAATATCCAATTGACGGAGCCGGAGTTGATTGCGGATGAGGTTCGTtgggtgttgaagatgatTCGTGAATGA
- a CDS encoding uncharacterized protein (TransMembrane:1 (i63-81o)), with translation MANISIVEADHERVEFPTTVNGLPTGFPPVLARRGVPEFMWDQDMYIIRHMAERLSKDRSREIFLVCFTCGLSICFYGAAVDRFNDRLRTYVDGMNARYAPYGVVWEMRWVPYCGTFMSYET, from the coding sequence ATGGCCAACATCAGCATCGTGGAAGCCGACCACGAAAGGGTCGAATTCCCCACCACAGTCAACGGTCTCCCCACCGGTTTCCCACCAGTCTTAGCACGACGTGGAGTGCCCGAATTCATGTGGGATCAAGACATGTACATCATACGCCATATGGCAGAAAGGCTCTCCAAAGACCGAAGTCGAGAGATATTCCTGGTCTGCTTCACGTGTGGGCTGTCGATTTGCTTCTACGGTGCCGCGGTGGATCGTTTTAATGATCGGCTGCGAACCTATGTTGATGGGATGAATGCGAGGTATGCGCCGTATGGGGTTGTTTGGGAGATGAGATGGGTTCCATATTGTGGGACTTTTATGTCTTATGAGACTTAG
- a CDS encoding uncharacterized protein (TransMembrane:1 (o30-49i)): MAAINFPRSATVLSHKTIGKRSWAGEEPGVILDFVVVFIVLCGILGLIIQKAWRNRQAERAEWEITEIKD, from the coding sequence ATGGCAGCCATCAACTTCCCCCGATCGGCTACGGTCCTGTCACACAAAACCATCGGCAAGCGCAGTTGGGCTGGTGAAGAGCCCGGTGTGATTCTGGATTTTGTCGTGGTCTTCATCGTGCTCTGTGGGATTTTGGGCCTCATCATTCAGAAAGCGTGGCGGAATCGTCAGGCTGAGAGGGCAGAATGGGAAATAACGGAGATTAAGGATTAG
- a CDS encoding class I SAM-dependent methyltransferase (COG:S;~EggNog:ENOG410Q1CF;~InterPro:IPR029063), with the protein MTVTSHIENYNQYTFWTSPDRNFRSSARLHLQHFLYQNTTGYLLEPAIEKAVTTAQQPLKIADLGCGNAIWLTQLHTELSKKNITAQLDGFDINPIHFPAPAYLPPSISLQQLDILANPLPAHLLGTYDVVHIRSFGSTVSGTDLLIPTLSAASSLLKPGGYLQWQENRGDIFLVEAPNSKIPTAACESVMQVLKGGLKAKGISYAWIDELDKPLTEFGFQNVRLLTHDKRKIDYKAWTDAYLMVLEDLTPLFPTKADAPNAPLSREAWIEMFSAAVKETEKGVVFHQNRIITAVGQKPLA; encoded by the coding sequence ATGACCGTCACTTCCCATATCGAAAACTACAACCAGTACACATTCTGGACTTCTCCAGACCGGAACTTCCGATCCTCTGCCCGCTTGCACCTCCAGCACTTCCTGTACCAGAACACCACTGGCTATCTCCTAGAGCCCGCAATCGAGAAGGCCGTGACCACCGCCCAGCAGCCTCTGAAGATTGCTGACCTCGGCTGCGGCAACGCCATCTGGCTTACGCAGCTACACACCGAGCTATCGAAGAAAAATATCACTGCCCAGCTTGACGGCTTCGACATCAATCCTATCCACTTTCCGGCGCCCGCCTACCTGCCCCCCTCGATCTCGCTGCAACAGCTAGACATCCTCGCCAATCCCCTTCCTGCCCACCTTCTCGGCACCTACGATGTGGTGCACATCCGCTCTTTTGGTAGCACTGTCTCAGGCACCGATCTTCTCATTCCCACACTATCCGCGGCCTCGTCACTCCTGAAACCCGGTGGCTACTTGCAGTGGCAAGAAAATCGGGGCGACATATTCCTCGTCGAGGCACCAAACTCCAAGATTCCGACTGCGGCCTGCGAAAGCGTCATGCAGGTGCTTAAGGGCGGTCTTAAAGCCAAGGGCATCAGCTACGCCTGGATAGACGAACTCGACAAACCCCTGACGGAATTCGGGTTCCAGAATGTACGCCTTCTTACACACGATAAGCGCAAGATCGACTACAAGGCTTGGACTGATGCGTATCTCATGGTTTTGGAGGACCTGACGCCTTTGTTTCCAACCAAGGCTGATGCTCCCAATGCGCCTCTGTCCCGGGAGGCTTGGATTGAGATGTTTTCTGCTGCGGTtaaggagacggagaagggtGTTGTCTTTCATCAGAACCGGATCATAACGGCTGTGGGTCAGAAGCCACTTGCTTAA
- a CDS encoding uncharacterized protein (COG:E;~EggNog:ENOG410PJ8V;~InterPro:IPR013057;~PFAM:PF01490;~TransMembrane:11 (i64-84o90-111i138-161o167-186i198-219o247-267i279-301o321-342i363-382o394-415i427-449o)), which produces MESSIGNLEANLPGNGSSKSNKEPLPAKLNAWVDGKLPDAVDDGEQQIIEAGEAKYHRLGWRGLTVMLIVEAIGLGSLSIPSAFASLGMVAGVICCVGIGLIAIYTSYVIGQVKLAFPAVRDYGDAGALLMGTWGRELFTFMLILQLIFLTGSNCLTGTIALRHITSSGICSVVWSVVSAVILLLLSIPSSFADMAWLGYVDFVSIVAAIGITIIATGIRGTDSTGGLAAVDWSATPQGDPTFSDGFIAISNIVFAYTFASCLFSFMDEMHTPREFTKSIWSLGILQIVIYTVTGATIYAFVGTDVQSPALLSAGTIVSKVAFGIALPVIFISGAICTIVAGRLIHGRIYANSVTKYINTPKGWITWLTVITVLTIISWVIAEAIPFFDDLLSITSALFTSGFSFYLPPIMWYVLIRKGPWYSKENLLTSLVNLFVFIFGLIVLVGGLYSSIQDIRLNYREGDVHSPFTCGDVS; this is translated from the exons ATGGAGTCTTCAATTGGCAATTTAGAGGCCAACCTCCCCGGCAATGGGAGCAGTAAGTCCAACAAGGAGCCACTCCCCGCAAAGCTGAACGCCTGGGTTGATGGCAAGCTGCCCGACGCTGTGGACGATGGGGAACAGCAGATTATCGAGGCTGGAGAAGCCAAGTATCATCGCCTCGGCTGGAGGGGTCTAACGGTCATGCTCATTGTGGAGGCCATTGGCCTAGGATCGTTATCTATTCCTTCCGCATTTGCATCTCTCGGCATGGTGGCCGGCGTTATCTGCTGCGTTGGCATTGGCTTGATAGCCATCTACACCTCGTACGTGATTGGGCAGGTGAAGCTCGCCTTCCCGGCTGTTCGGGATTATGGTGATGCGGGTGCCTTGCTGATGGGTACCTGGGGTCGGGAACTATTCACCTTTATGTTGATCCTTCAGCTGATCTTCCTGACGGGTTCCAATTGCTTAACCGGCACCATTGCCCTTCGCCATATCACGTCTAGCGGCATCTGCTCCGTTGTCTGGAGCGTGGTGTCCGCGGTGATTCTTCTCTTGCTCTCCATCCCGTCCTCTTTTGCCGATATGGCCTGGCTCGGCTACGTGGATTTCGTTTCGATCGTGGCAGCCATtggcatcaccatcatcgctaCTGGCATCCGGGGTACCGATTCTACCGGAGGCTTGGCAGCCGTGGACTGGTCGGCCACGCCGCAGGGCGATCCTACCTTCTCAGATGGTTTCATCGCGATTAGCAATATTGTCTTTGCGTACACCTTCGCTAGCTGTCTCTTTTCGTTCATGGACGAGATGCATACCCCTAGGGAATTCACCAAATCCATCTGGTCCCTTGGCATCCTTCAAATCGTCATCTACACTGTCACGGGCGCCACTATCTACGCCTTCGTGGGCACCGATGTCCAGTCTCCTGCCTTGCTTTCAGCTGGCACAATCGTTAGCAAGGTCGCCTTCGGCATTGCCCTTCCGGTCATCTTTATTTCGGGCGCTATCTGCACCATCGTGGCTGGACGTTTGATTCACGGCCGGATCTACGCCAACAGTGTGACCAAGTACATCAACACACCCAAGGGCTGGATTACGTGGCTTACTGTGATCACTGTCTTGACCATCATCTCGTGGGTCATCGCAGAGGCTATTCCGTTCTTCGATgatcttctctccatcacaTCGGCATTGTTCACCTCTGGTTTCTCTTTCTACCTTCCCCCGATCATGTGGTATGTCCTCATCCGCAAGGGGCCATGGTACTCCAAGGAGAACCTGTTGACCAGTCTGGTGAATCTGTTTGTCTTTATCTTCGGCCTCATTGTTCTTGTTGGTGGTCTTTACTCGAGTATTCAGGATATA CGACTTAATTACCGCGAAGGCGATGTCCACAGCCCTTTCACTTGTGGTGATGTTTCATAA
- a CDS encoding uncharacterized protein (COG:S;~EggNog:ENOG410PIYI), whose translation MKKPTAATALFAGAGLTNTTLNCSTEAFQKIVPANASVVLAKRVAENGTFTPPAADTGFPDPAYQLPALCAVQVEMPTGFSGFRVSRGLRTWNTLYHGCSSSKGFLKRHLQNNKVITKQWLALSLMRHKVV comes from the exons ATGAAGAAGCCTACAGCAGCCACAGCGTTGTTTGCAGGTGCTGGtctcaccaacaccaccctcaaCTGCTCGACCGAAGCCTTCCAGAAGATTGTACCTGCCAATGCCTCAGTCGTACTAGCCAAGCGCGTGGCCGAAAATGGCACATTCACGCCCCCGGCAGCTGACACCGGCTTCCCCGACCCAGCGTATCAGCTACCGGCCCTCTGTGCTGTGCAGGTTGAAATGCCCACTGGGTTTTCCGGGTTCAGGGTCTCGAGGGGTTTGCGCACGTGGAAC ACATTGTACCATGGCTGCTCGTCGTCAAAAGGTTTCCTCAAACGACACTTGCAGAACAACAAGGTAATTACAAAGCAGTGGCTTGCCTTGAGCCTGATGAGACACAAGGTCGTCTGA
- a CDS encoding uncharacterized protein (COG:S;~EggNog:ENOG410PYY4;~SECRETED:SignalP(1-19)), translating to MVRLMALGLFLISALTAQACTYCQCEFSDSSHCCVYSDATIGELDCTSICAKAHRADGVSNADGTAGTACNAGGKYECISAITAQGRTPCYTE from the exons ATGGTCCGCCTCATGGCCCTCGGACTCTTCCTTATCAGCGCCCTCACCGCGCAGGCCTGCACGTACTGCCAGTGCGAGTTCAGCGACAGCAGTCACTGCTGCGTATACTCG GATGCAACTATCGGAGAGTTGGACTGCACCAGCATCTGCGCTAAAGCTCATCGGGCCGACGGCGTTAGCAATGCGGATGGCACAGCCGGTACTGCGTGCAATGCTGGGGGTAAATATGAGTGTATTAGTGCCATTACGGCGCAGGGTCGGACGCCTTGCTACACTGAGTGA
- a CDS encoding uncharacterized protein (COG:P;~EggNog:ENOG410PFW2;~InterPro:IPR018303,IPR023298,IPR023299,IPR001757, IPR004014,IPR036412,IPR006534,IPR008250,IPR023214;~PFAM:PF00122,PF00690,PF00702;~TransMembrane:10 (i123-142o148-167i344-363o375-406i738-759o765-789i801-825o837-855i867-887o918-936i);~go_component: GO:0016021 - integral component of membrane [Evidence IEA];~go_function: GO:0000166 - nucleotide binding [Evidence IEA];~go_function: GO:0008553 - proton-exporting ATPase activity, phosphorylative mechanism [Evidence IEA];~go_process: GO:0120029 - proton export across plasma membrane [Evidence IEA]) translates to MSTNGDVERDAGSRRASRFSSRSARSDTKLDEYTRLVKFMSTYREKDTNDPGEGEIRESRVWYAPWKKRRFRWKHVGSSREFPEEWRLTDIHHGLSGSEVETRRRSAGFNELSSEKENPVARLLSYFQGPILYVMEIAILLAAGLKDWIDFGVIIGILCLNAAVGWYQEKQAEDVVASLKADIAMRSTVVRNGEEQDILARELVPGDVIIVEEGQTVPADAKVICDYDEPDQGWSEYQRLRSEGKLEKDAEKSNDEEGEDDSDDDEKGYPILACDHSAITGESLAVDRFVGDQVFYTTGCKRGKAYAVVQATGTKSFVGRTASMVQNAKDTGHFKMVMDSIGTALLVIVMAWLLAVWIGGFFRNIPIASPGEQTLLFYTLSILIIGVPVGLPVVTTTTLAVGAAYLANKKAIVQKLTAIESLAGVDILCSDKTGTLTANRLSIREPFVSEGVDVNWMFAVAALASSHNVRSLDPIDKVTILSVNQYPKAKEILQQGWKTENFTPFDPVSKRIVANVSLNGTRYTCTKGAPKAVLSLTNCSEETARMYRQKATEFAQRGFRSLGVAVQKEGEEWTLLGMLPMFDPPRDDTAQTIAEAQKLGIKVKMLTGDAIAIAKETCKMLALGTKVYNSEKLISGGLSGAMAGELVEKADGFAEVFPEHKYQVVEMLQDRGHLTAMTGDGVNDAPSLKKADCGIAVEGASEAAQSASDIVFLEPGLSTIIDSIKVARQIFHRMKAYIQYRIALCLHLEIYLVTTMIILNESIRTDLVVFLALFADVATVAVAYDNASYELRPVQWQLPKIWVISVILGILLAAGTWVIRGTLFLPDGGIVQNWGSIQEIIFLEVALTENWLIFVTRGSSTWPSLPLVAAILGVDILATIFCLFGWFSNRDMITDPYDQYISKETSNGWTDIVTVVRLWGYCIGVEIVIALVYYVLNKIAWLDNLGRSKQSKGDAAIGNVLAHMANLSLEFERGENGNGRVFLASGKEEEEVD, encoded by the exons ATGTCTACTAACGGCGACGTCGAACGCGATGCCGGTTCGCGCCGTGCCTCCCGATTCTCCAGTCGGTCTGCCCGGTCAGATACGAAACTTGACGAGTATACCCGGCTGGTGAAGTTCATGTCCACGTACCGCGAGAAAGACACGAATGATcccggagagggagaaatcCGCGAAAGCCGGGTGTGGTATGCgccatggaagaagagaagatttcGCTGGAAGCACGTTGGGTCGTCGCGCGAGTTCCCGGAAGAGTGGCGCCTGACTGATATTCATCATGGGTTATCGGGGTCGGAGGTCGAGACGAGGAGACGGTCGGCAGGGTTCAATGAGTTGAGCTCGGAGAAGGAGAATCCGGTTGCGAGGTTGTTGTCGTACTTTCAGGGACCAATCCTATATG TCATGGAGATTGCGATTCTACTTGCTGCGGGTTTGAAGGACTGGATTGACTTTGGTGTCATCATTGGCATTTTGTGCCTGAACGCGGCAGTTGGCTGGTATCAAGAGAAGCAGGCTGAGGATGTGGTTGCCAGTCTGAAGGCCGATATTGCCATGCGCAGTACTGTTGTGCGTAAcggggaggagcaggataTTTTGGCACGGGAACTGGTTCCTGGCGACGTG ATCATcgttgaagaaggccaaACTGTCCCCGCCGATGCAAAGGTGATATGCGACTACGACGAACCCGACCAAGGATGGAGTGAATACCAAAGATTGCGGAGCGAAGGAAAATTGGAAAAGGACGCCGAAAAGTCCAatgacgaggagggcgaggatgactctgacgacgatgagaaaGGCTATCCTATCCTGGCCTGTGATCATTCTGCTATTACGGGAGAGTCTCTTGCCGTCGATCGATTTGTTGGTGACCAAGTTTTCTACACAACAGGATGCAAGCGTGGAAAAGCCTACGCAGTCGTCCAAGCCACTGGGACGAAGTCCTTTGTTGGTCGCACTGCTTCAATGGTCCAGAATGCAAAAGATACTGGCCACTTCAAGATGGTCATGGATAGCATTGGAACTGCCTTGCTGGTAATCGTCATGGCCTGGCTACTGGCAGTCTGGATTGGTGGCTTCTTCAGAAACATCCCAATTGCCTCACCTGGTGAACAgactcttcttttctacaCCTTGTCTATCCTGATCATTGGAGTCCCAGTCGGTCTGCCTGTCGTTACAACGACCACCTTGGCGGTCGGTGCGGCTTACCTTGCGAACAAGAAGGCTATTGTTCAGAAATTGACTGCTATTGAGTCGCTTGCT GGTGTCGATATCCTTTGCTCCGACAAAACCGGAACCCTAACCGCTAATCGCCTCAGCATCCGGGAACCTTTCGTATCCGAAGGAGTCGACGTAAACTGGATGTTCGCAGTCGCTGCTCTCGCTTCTTCTCATAATGTGCGCTCGCTCGACCCCATTGACAAGGTGACCATCCTCTCGGTGAACCAATACCCCAAGGCAAAGGAAATCCTCCAACAAGGGTGGAAAACTGAGAACTTCACACCCTTTGACCCAGTCTCGAAACGAATCGTTGCGAATGTCTCCCTTAACGGCACCCGCTACACTTGCACGAAAGGAGCGCCTAAAGCAGTCCTATCATTGACCAATTGCTCAGAGGAAACTGCAAGAATGTACAGACAGAAAGCAACCGAATTCGCACAACGTGGCTTCCGGTCGCTTGGCGTTGCTGTTCAGAAAGAGGGTGAAGAGTGGACCTTATTAGGCATGCTGCCTATGTTTGATCCCCCTCGTGATGACACTGCTCAAACTATTGCTGAGGCACAAAAGCTAGGCATCAAGGTTAAGATGCTTACGGGAGATGCTATTGCTATTGCAAAGGAGACGTGCAAAATGCTGGCTCTGGGCACGAAGGTCTACAACTCGGAGAAGTTGATCAGTGGTGGTCTCAGCGGCGCCATGGCCGGCGAGTTGGTAGAAAAAGCAGATGGATTCGCAGAGGTCTTTCCGGAACACAAATACCAGGTTGTTGAGATGCTCCAGGATCGTGGTCATCTTACAGCCATGACTGGAGATGGTGTCAATGATGCGCCGTCTTTGAAGAAAGCAGACTGTGGTATTGCGGTCGAGGGTGCCTCAGAGGCTGCGCAATCTGCATCGGACATTGTGTTTCTGGAGCCAGGGctttccaccatcatcgatTCCATTAAG GTCGCCCGCCAAATCTTCCATCGCATGAAAGCCTACATCCAATACCGAATCGCGCTCTGTCTACACCTAGAAATCTATCTCGTAACGACAATGATCATCCTGAACGAAAGTATCCGTACCGACCTCGTCGTCTTCCTAGCCCTCTTCGCCGACGTGGCTACTGTAGCAGTCGCCTACGACAATGCCTCCTACGAACTTCGCCCTGTACAATGGCAACTCCCCAAAATCTGGGTCATCTCCGTCATCCTAGGAATTCTCCTCGCAGCAGGAACATGGGTGATCCGCGGCACACTGTTCCTTCCCGACGGCGGCATCGTCCAAAACTGGGGCTCCATTCAAGAAATCATCTTCTTGGAAGTCGCCTTAACAGAAAACTGGCTAATCTTCGTGACCCGCGGAAGCTCAACTTGGCCATCTTTACCTCTCGTGGCGGCGATTTTGGGTGTCGACATCCTTGCAACTAtcttttgtttgtttgggtGGTTCTCGAACCGCGATATGATTACCGATCCGTATGATCAGTATATCAGCAAAGAGACGAGCAATGGGTGGACGGACATCGTCACAGTTGTGCGGCTGTGGGGGTATTGCATTGGGGTAGAGATCGTCATTGCGTTGGTCTACTACGTCTTGAATAAGATCGCCTGGTTGGACAACTTGGGCAGGAGCAAACAAAGTAAAGGGGATGCGGCTATTGGGAACGTGCTTGCTCATATGGCTAACTTGTCGCTGGAGTttgagaggggagaaaatgGCAATGGGAGGGTCTTTTTGGCTTCCGgtaaggaggaagaggaggttgatTAG